One part of the Candidatus Borreliella tachyglossi genome encodes these proteins:
- a CDS encoding peptide ABC transporter substrate-binding protein: protein MKYKAIILLSFFSALFLTTCYSDTQQDKITFRVTNDSEPDSLDPQLATSTQAFNIIINTFLGLTVRDSQTGGYKPGLAQSWDISDDGLVYTFHLREGLVWSDGVPITAEGIRKSYLRILDKETGSQYVDIVKSTIKNGQDYFDGKVTDSELGIRALNDNTLEITLVNPKPYFLDMLTHTSFIPVPVHVIEKHGQNWTNPENMAVSGAYTLKKRLVNDKIVITKNDKYYNAPSVEIDEVIFYPILGDTAYNMYIKDELDFLPTIGREKFDEARIRDDYYSYPTNSATYLAFNTTIKPLDNPKVREALTLAIDRITITHVIGKGRSDPTRNLTPPFDNYSYGKELKLFDPERSKKLLAEAGYPNGAGFPTLKYKTSKRDGMGRTAEFLQEQFKKTLNINLEIEVEEWTTFLGSRRMGNYQISDMGWAGDYGDPLTFLESLFTTENHVFGAYGYSNKEYDALIKKSDFEQDPLKRQDILRQAEAIIVEKDFPMAPLSIMKSYYLFRNDKWTGWTPNVAESYIYEGIKPKR from the coding sequence ATGAAATACAAAGCAATAATTCTTTTATCTTTCTTTTCTGCTTTATTCTTAACTACCTGTTATAGTGATACACAGCAAGATAAAATAACCTTTAGAGTAACAAATGACAGCGAGCCCGATTCGCTTGATCCTCAGCTTGCTACTTCTACGCAAGCATTCAACATCATCATAAATACATTCTTAGGCCTAACAGTAAGAGATTCACAAACTGGAGGCTATAAGCCAGGATTAGCTCAATCTTGGGATATATCTGATGATGGACTTGTGTACACATTCCACTTAAGAGAAGGTCTTGTTTGGAGCGATGGTGTTCCTATTACTGCTGAGGGTATTAGAAAATCTTACCTTAGAATTTTAGATAAAGAAACGGGATCACAATATGTTGATATAGTTAAATCAACAATTAAAAATGGTCAGGATTACTTCGATGGCAAGGTAACTGATTCTGAACTTGGCATTAGGGCTTTAAATGACAATACTTTAGAGATAACCCTGGTTAATCCAAAACCTTACTTCCTTGATATGTTAACGCACACATCATTCATACCAGTGCCAGTTCATGTTATTGAAAAACATGGGCAAAACTGGACAAATCCTGAAAATATGGCCGTAAGTGGTGCATATACGCTAAAGAAAAGACTAGTTAATGACAAAATAGTCATCACAAAAAACGATAAGTACTATAATGCTCCAAGTGTTGAAATAGATGAAGTGATATTTTACCCTATACTCGGCGATACTGCCTATAATATGTACATAAAAGACGAACTTGATTTCCTCCCAACAATAGGAAGAGAAAAATTCGATGAAGCCAGAATAAGGGATGATTATTATTCTTACCCTACGAATTCCGCAACCTACTTGGCATTCAACACTACTATTAAACCGCTTGATAATCCAAAAGTTAGAGAAGCTTTAACCCTTGCTATTGACAGAATAACTATAACTCACGTTATTGGCAAAGGTCGTTCAGATCCGACAAGAAACCTAACACCACCATTTGACAACTACTCTTATGGTAAGGAATTAAAATTATTTGACCCTGAGCGATCAAAAAAATTGCTAGCTGAGGCTGGATATCCGAATGGTGCGGGTTTCCCTACTCTTAAATATAAAACTTCAAAACGTGATGGGATGGGCAGAACTGCAGAGTTCCTACAAGAGCAATTTAAAAAAACACTCAACATCAATCTTGAAATTGAAGTTGAAGAATGGACTACATTTTTAGGCAGTAGAAGAATGGGTAATTACCAAATATCAGACATGGGATGGGCAGGAGATTACGGAGATCCACTAACATTTCTTGAAAGCCTATTTACTACAGAAAATCATGTGTTTGGAGCATATGGATACTCAAACAAGGAATATGATGCTTTAATTAAAAAATCTGATTTTGAACAAGACCCGCTTAAAAGACAAGACATCTTAAGGCAAGCTGAGGCAATCATAGTAGAGAAGGACTTCCCTATGGCTCCATTATCAATCATGAAATCATATTATCTCTTTAGAAATGATAAATGGACTGGATGGACTCCCAATGTTGCAGAAAGCTATATTTATGAGGGCATAAAACCTAAGAGGTA